From Camelus bactrianus isolate YW-2024 breed Bactrian camel chromosome 16, ASM4877302v1, whole genome shotgun sequence, the proteins below share one genomic window:
- the LOC105079328 gene encoding keratin, type I cytoskeletal 14 isoform X1 yields the protein MTTCSRQFTSSGSMKGIGGGSSRISSVLAGGSCRAPSAYGGLSVTTSRYSSGGACGLGGGYGGGFSSSSSFGGALGGGFGGGYGAGLGGGLGGGFGGGFGGGFGGGDGLLVGSEKVTMQNLNDRLASYLDKVRALEEANADLEVKIRDWYQRQRPAETKDYSPYFKTIEDLRNKILTATVDNANIVLQIDNARLAADDFRTKYETELNLRMSVEADINGLRRVLDELTLARADLEMQIESLKEELAYLRKNHEEEMNALRGQVGGDVNVEMDAAPGIDLSRILNEMRDQYEKIAEKNRKDAEDWFFSRTEELNREVATNSELVQSGKTEISELRRTVQNLEIELQSQLSMKASLENSLEETKGRYCMQLAQIQELISSVEEQLAQLRCEMEQQNQEYKILLDVKTRLEQEIATYRRLLEGEDAHLSSSQFSSGSQSSRDVTSSSRQIRTKVVDVHDGKVVSSHEQVLRTKN from the exons ATGACCACCTGCAGCCGCCAGTTCACCTCCTCCGGCTCCATGAAGGGCATCGGCGGTGGCTCCAGCCGCATATCCTCTGTCCTGGCTGGAGGCTCCTGCCGGGCCCCCAGTGCCTATGGGGGTCTGTCTGTCACCACCTCTCGCTACTCCTCCGGAGGGGCTTGTGGGCTGGGAGGTGGCTACGGTGGTGgcttcagcagcagcagcagctttggCGGGGCCCTGGGTGGTGGCTTTGGTGGAGGATACGGTGCTGGCCTTGGTGGTGGCCTTGGTGGTGGCTTTGGTGGTGGCTTCGGTGGTGgctttggtggtggtgatgggctCCTGGTGGGCAGTGAGAAGGTGACCATGCAGAACCTCAACGACCGCCTGGCCTCCTACCTGGACAAGGTGCGCGCCCTGGAGGAGGCCAACGCCGACCTGGAGGTGAAGATCCGCGACTGGTACCAGAGGCAGCGTCCTGCTGAGACCAAGGACTACAGCCCCTACTTCAAGACCATCGAGGACCTGAGAAACAAG ATCCTCACGGCCACCGTGGACAATGCTAATATTGTGCTGCAGATTGACAATGCCCGCCTGGCTGCTGATGACTTCCGCACCAA GTACGAGACGGAGCTGAACCTGCGCATGAGCGTGGAGGCCGACATCAATGGCCTGCGCAGGGTGCTGGACGAGCTGACCCTGGCCAGAGCCGACCTGGAGATGCAGATCGAGAGCCTGAAGGAGGAGCTGGCCTACCTGAGGAAGAACCACGAGGAG GAAATGAACGCCCTGAGAGGCCAGGTGGGTGGAGACGTCAATGTGGAGATGGACGCTGCCCCTGGCATAGACCTGAGCCGCATCCTGAACGAGATGCGCGACCAGTACGAGAAGATCGCGGAGAAGAACCGCAAGGACGCCGAGGACTGGTTCTTCAGCAGG ACGGAGGAACTGAACCGCGAAGTGGCCACCAACAGCGAGCTGGTGCAGAGCGGCAAGACAGAGATCTCCGAGCTCCGGCGCACCGTGCAGAACCTGGAGATCGAGCTGCAGTCCCAGCTCAGCATG AAAGCATCCCTGGAAAACAGCCTGGAGGAGACCAAAGGCCGCTACTGCATGCAGTTGGCCCAGATCCAGGAGCTGATCAGCAGCGTGGAGGAGCAGCTGGCCCAGCTGCGCTGCGAGATGGAGCAGCAGAACCAGGAATACAAGATCCTCCTGGACGTGAAGACCAGGCTGGAGCAGGAGATCGCCACCTACCGCCGCCTACTGGAGGGCGAGGACGCCCA CCTCTCTTCCTCCCAGTTCTCCTCTGGCTCTCAGTCATCCAGAGATG tgACCTCCTCCAGTCGCCAGATTCGCACCAAAGTCGTGGACGTGCACGATGGCAAGGTGGTGTCCTCCCACGAGCAGGTCCTTCGCACCAAGAACTAA
- the KRT9 gene encoding keratin, type I cytoskeletal 9, which yields MSCRQFSLPCGGWSGGGRGGSFRSSVSRFSSSGAGGGGGRFSSTSSYGGGSSGACGRGGGGSFVSSFGQGSAGGVSGGSFGGSFGGGFGGFGGGFGGGVGDGGILPANEKATMQELNSRLASYMENVQRLEKANSDLENKIREWYDRQRPRTVQKDYSRYYDTIEDLKKQIVCLTVGNNKTLLEIDNSRMTLDDFRMKFEMEQNLRQAVDADLNGLRKMLDDLTMQKSDLEMQYESLQEELIALRKNHEEEMSQLSGQSTGDVSVEMNAAPGRDLTKILNDMREEYEQLSAKNRRDIEQQYESQMSQIEQEVMCYGQEVESNNKEVTKLRHSVQELEIELQAQLSMKSALEQSLEDTEKRYSLLLQQVQEQISMLEVQLAEIRAETECQNQEYSLLLSTKMRLEKEIKTYCSLLEGGQEDLESHGTGQISFGGGRRSGSQGGSGGTYGRASGGSYCGGSSSGGGSGGSYGGGSGSGGGSSGSCEEGSGSGGGSGRPSQSQSSSSKSGGCETQGYQITY from the exons ATGAGTTGCAGACAGTTCTCATTGCCCTGCGGCGGCTGGAGCGGCGGGGGTCGCGGTGGAAGCTTTAGGTCGTCTGTCAGCCGCTTCAGCTCctcgggggctgggggaggagggggccggTTCAGCTCTACCAGCAGCTATGGTGGGGGGAGCTCCGGGGcctgtgggaggggaggtggcggcAGTTTTGTCTCCAGCTTTGGCCAAGGATCTGCGGGTGGCGTTAGTGGTGGTAGTTTTGGTGGTAGCTTTGGCGGAGGCTTTGGGGGCTTTGGAGGTGGCTTTGGTGGTGGTGTTGGAGATGGTGGCATTCTGCCTGCGAATGAGAAGGCCACCATGCAGGAACTCAATAGCCGGCTGGCCTCCTACATGGAAAATGTGCAGAGACTAGAGAAGGCCAACAGCGACCTGGAGAATAAGATCCGGGAGTGGTATGACAGGCAGAGGCCCAGGACCGTCCAAAAGGATTACTCTCGCTACTATGACACTATCGAGGATCTCAAGAAGCAG ATTGTGTGCCTCACGGTGGGCAACAACAAGACTCTCCTGGAGATTGACAACAGTCGCATGACCCTGGATGACTTCAGGATGAA GTTTGAGATGGAGCAGAACCTGAGACAAGCAGTGGATGCTGACCTCAATGGCCTGAGAAAGATGCTGGATGATCTAACCATGCAGAAGTCTGACCTGGAGATGCAGTATGAGTCTCTGCAGGAGGAGCTGATAGCCCTCAGAAAGAATCACGAGGAG GAGATGAGCCAGCTGTCTGGGCAGAGCACTGGGGATGTCAGTGTGGAGATGAATGCTGCTCCTGGCAGAGATCTCACTAAGATCCTCAACGACATGCGCGAAGAGTATGAGCAGCTCAGTGCTAAGAACCGAAGGGACATCGAGCAGCAATATGAGAGTCAG ATGAGCCAGATCGAGCAGGAGGTGATGTGTTATGGCCAGGAGGTGGAGTCCAACAACAAGGAGGTGACCAAGCTTCGGCACAGCGTCCAGGAGTTGGAGATAGAGCTGCAGGCTCAGCTCAGCATG aaatcaGCCCTGGAGCAGTCCTTGGAAGATACAGAGAAACGCTACAGTCTCCTGCTGCAGCAGGTCCAGGAGCAGATCAGTATGCTGGAGGTCCAGCTTGCTGAGATCCGGGCAGAGACTGAGTGCCAGAATCAGGAGTACAGCCTTCTGCTCAGCACCAAGATGCGGCTGGAGAAGGAAATTAAGACCTACTGCAGCCTCCTCGAGGGCGGCCAGGAGGACCT TGAATCTCATGGAACAGGACAAATCAGCTTTGGAGGTGGCAGAAGAAGTGGATCTCAGGGTGGAAGTGGAGGCACTTATGGAAGAGCAAGTGGAGGCAGCTATTGTGGAGGAAGTAGCTCTGGAGGGGGAAGTGGAGGCAGCTATGGAGGAGGAAGTGGATCTGGAGGAGGAAGTAGTGGCAGCTGTGAAGAAGGAAGTGGATCTGGAGGAGGAAGTGGAAGGCCATCCCAGTCTCAGTCCTCTTCCTCAAAATCTGGTGGCTGTGAGACACAAG GCTACCAGATAACATACTAG